A genomic region of Arachis stenosperma cultivar V10309 chromosome 9, arast.V10309.gnm1.PFL2, whole genome shotgun sequence contains the following coding sequences:
- the LOC130950063 gene encoding ubiquitin receptor RAD23d-like, which yields MRLLLSSSDELSQPCSCLTSSLRRRSRAASSLLARGLLSSSLIAVSSESNIYNVISPATVIGRSMSYGKDDIEAPRSSDDIDDGGSSSSPFDIARTKDASVQRIKRWRLAICESLPKHCTPEDRNRNKHVVLSRITTALQGSFCTNRIGRTCQVNNFVAFNGGGKPPDWQDFVGIITLLVINSTISFIEENNAGNAAAALMARLAPKAKVADVKRNIEKEQGAEVYPAAQQMLIHQGKVLKDDTTLEDNKVAENSFVVIMLSKSKVSSGEASTASPASAKQAAEPTSSLPPTSLPSSTSQPPASTVGQGVSNSEQNPVTTPASDVAGIYGQAASNLISGSNLESTIQQILDMGGGSWDRDTVICALRATFNNPKRAVEYLYSGIPEQAEVPAVARTPAIGQAANPSGEAQGQAQVAPSGGPNTNPLNLFPQGIPDMGANENAGDLDFLRNSQQFHALRAMVQANPQIL from the exons ATGCGTTTGCTCCTTTCGTCGTCAGACGAGCTCTCTCAGCCGTGCTCTTGTCTTACGAGCTCCCTCCGCCGCCGCTCTCGCGCTGCTTCTTCTCTCCTCGCCAGAGGTTTGTTATCGTCTTCTCTCATCGCTGTTAGTTCAG AGAGTAACATTTACAATGTGATCTCTCCTGCGACAGTTATTGGAAGAAGCATGAGTTATGGAAAGGACGACATAGAAGCTCCTCGGAGCTCCGATGACATCGACGACGGAGGCTCCTCCTCCAGTCCCTTTGATATTGCCAGAACAAAAGATGCTTCCGTTCAACGAATTAAGCGTTGGAGG CTTGCGATTTGTGAATCTCTTCCAAAACATTGTACACCAGAGGATAGGAACAG GAACAAACATGTAGTTCTGTCAAGAATAACAACAGCACTCCAGGGTTCTTTCTGTACAAATAGAATCGGCAGAACATGTCaagttaataattttgttgcatTCAATGGAGGG GGTAAACCTCCTGATTGGCAAGATTTTGTTGGTATTATCACTTTGCTTGTCATCAATTCAACCATCAGTTTCATAGAGGAGAACAATGCTGGTAATGCTGCTGCAGCTCTCATGGCTCGTCTCGCTCCAAAAGCAAAG GTTGCTGATGTGAAGAGAAATATAGAGAAAGAACAAGGTGCTGAAGTTTATCCAGCTGCACAACAAATGCTTATTCATCAGGGGAAAGTGCTTAAGGATGACACAACCCTTGAAGACAATAAAGTTGCTGAGAATAGTTTTGTGGTGATCATGCTATCCAAG AGTAAGGTATCATCAGGTGAAGCCTCAACTGCATCACCTGCATCCGCAAAACAG GCAGCTGAACCGACGAGTTCTTTGCCTCCCACTTCATTGCCATCCTCAACATCTCAACCTCCTGCTTCAACTGTAGGACA GGGAGTATCCAATTCTGAGCAAAATCCTGTTACAACTCCTGCCAG TGATGTGGCCGGCATTTATGGCCAAGCAGCATCAAACCTCATTTCAGGAAGCAATTTAGAATCGACTATTCAACAGATTCTAGACATGGGGGGAGGTAGTTGGGATCGAGATACTGTTATCTGTGCTCTTCGTGCAACATTTAACAATCCTAAAAGAGCTGTTGAGTATCTCTATTCG GGCATTCCTGAACAAGCTGAAGTACCAGCAGTTGCCAGAACCCCCGCTATTGGGCAGGCAGCAAACCCTTCAGGTGAGGCTCAGGGTCAAGCTCAGGTTGCACCTTCTGGTGGGCCCAACACCAACCCACTCAACCTCTTTCCCCAG GGTATTCCCGATATGGGTGCAAATGAAAATGCGGGCGACTTGGATTTCCTGCGAAACAGTCAACAG TTCCATGCCCTGAGAGCGATGGTGCAAGCAAATCCCCAGATTTTGTAG
- the LOC130950064 gene encoding uncharacterized protein LOC130950064, translating to MDHTGQIESQDADNGLNGENVLVEEAEAMDSSAANADIDQEAAVSIVDWIGSFGAIEFSALIEYNHIKGFSVRRSKVGRRTKQGAEDEIIWHIFVYSREGERDGKHMQRGDRKMDPRPITRCGCEVQITVHVDDTKKQRRAGATDAEAALKFLGILRTTDCGMFWKYSLDGDKRLENLFWWDGTSRYDYIVFGDVLDFDATYGRNKYKCHLVIFSGVDHHMRTVVFGCAILSNESEGRYV from the exons ATGGACCACACGGGGCAAATAGAGTCGCAG GATGCAGATAACGGGTTGAACGGTGAAAACGTTTTGGTAGAGGAAGCAGAAGCGATGGATTCGTCCGCTGCAAATGCGGACATAGATCAAGAAGCAGCAGTGAGCATTGTTGATTGGATAGGGTCATTTGGCGCAATTGAATTTTCTGCCCTGATTGAATACAATCACATCAAGGGATTCTCGGTCAGGAGGTCCAAAGTGGGTCGCAGAACAAAGCAGGGGGCAGAGGACGAAATCATTTGGCATATATTCGTGTACTCGAGAGAAGGAGAGCGAGATGGGAAACACATGCAGCGGGGAGACAGGAAGATGGATCCTCGACCGATCACACGGTGCGGGTGTGAAGTCCAGATTACAGTGCACGTTGACGATACTA AGAAGCAAAGGCGGGCTGGAGCGACAGATGCTGAGGCCGCGTTGAAGTTTTTGGGAATTTTAAGGACCACTGATTGTGGAATGTTCTGGAAGTACTCACTGGATGGTGACAAGAGGCTGGAAAATCTCTTCTGGTGGGATGGTACAAGTCGTTATGACTACATCGTGTTCGGGGATGTCCTAGATTTTGATGCAACATATGGTCGTAACAAATACAAGTGCCATTTGGTAATATTCTCAGGGGTGGACCACCATATGAGGACGGTGGTGTTCGGTTGCGCCATCTTGAGCAACGAGAGTGAAGGAAGATATGTGTGA